One stretch of Agelaius phoeniceus isolate bAgePho1 chromosome W unlocalized genomic scaffold, bAgePho1.hap1 SUPER_W_unloc_2, whole genome shotgun sequence DNA includes these proteins:
- the LOC143692752 gene encoding uncharacterized protein LOC143692752: protein MTACHSLSPNIRHSDNSCTERPTLSQEGGQSFSQSLELVVHEQLHDGKKPHKCLECGKSFRQSSTLISHQMIHTGEWPYECGECGKGFSCSSALIIHQRIHTGERPYECPQCQKRFQTSSSLHLHERIHSEERPFCCPDCGKGFKKKSNLIRHQRIHTGERPYECPQCQKRFHTSFQLLQHQRIHSEERPFLCPDCGKGFKHNSTLITHWRIHTGERPYECPQCGKSFTQSSSLTRHQRSHQ from the coding sequence gaaagacccaccctgagccaggaaggtggacagagcttcagccagagcttggagctggtggtccatgagcagcttcatgatgggaaaaagccccacaagtgcttggagtgtgggaagagcttcaggcagagcagcaccctgatcagccaccagatgatccacaccggggaatggccctacgagtgtggggagtgtgggaagggcttcagctgcagctctgccctcatcatccaccaacgcatccacactggggagaggccctacgagtgtccccagtgtcagaagaggtttcagaccagctccagtctccacCTGCATGAgcgaattcactcagaggagaggcccttctgctgccctgactgcgggaagggcttcaagaaGAAGTCcaacctcatcaggcaccagcgcatccacactggggagaggccctacgagtgtccccagtgtcagaagaggtttcacaccagcttccagctcctccaacACCAGCggattcactcagaggagagacccttcctctgcccagacTGCGgaaagggcttcaagcacaactccaccctcatcacccactggcgcatccacactggggagaggccctacgagtgtccccagtgtgggaagagcttcacccagagctctagcttgaccagacaccaacggagtCACCAGTAA